The nucleotide sequence CAGGGCGGCCAGCTGCGCGCTGTTCTTCGAGAACGTGACGACGTTGCCCTTCATGCCGACGATCTTGGCAAAACCGGTCGCGTAGTCGTCCGTCTTGCCGCCCCAGGCCGCATCGGCCATGCGCAGCATCAAGGGGCCCTGCGTGGTGCTCACGTCGGGGAAGGCCACGCGGCCCTTCAGTTCGGGGCGCCACAGGTCCTTCCAGGACGTCAGCGGGGCGATCTTGTCGCTGCGGTACACCAGGCCGACCGAATACAGCGTGTAGCCGACGGCGTAGTTGCCGCCGATGGGGTTTTTCGCCACGTCATACAAGGCTTTGTAATTGCTCAGCTTGGAGTAATCCATGGGCTGGATGACGCCCTTTTGCGCCGCTTCCAGCATGCCGGAATCGGACAGCAGTACCAGGTCGATCACCGGGTTCTTGCTGTGCACCACCAGCTTGGCGATGCGGTCTGCGTTATTCCCCGTTTCCACCTTGATATCGCAACCGCATTTGGCCTTGAACGGCTCGTACACATACTTCATGAACAAGGGTTGGGCAATCGGATAGGCCGAAATGACCAGCTCGCGTTTTTCCGCGTGGGCGGCGTTGGCCAGCAAGCCTAGGCTCAACGCCAACATGAGGTGCTTTTTCAAGATGCTTCCTTTCAGGGGACGGCGCTGCGGGACAGCGCCTGTAAAGATGAATCAGACTCAGAAATAATGTCGCATGCCGACGATCAGGACACTTTGCGTCTTGCCGCCGGAGGCGCCGAAGCCGAACACGCGGGCGAACGTCGCATCGCCGGCCGCTTTCTGATAGCTCCAGGTGACGGCGACGTCGGTGCGCTTGGACAGGAAGTAATCGGCCTGGAAGTTGACCTGATGCCATTTCGGCGTCTTGTTGATCACGTCGTATTTACCGGTGGTATAGAAATACGACGCGCCCAGGTTCAGCGCTTCGGTCAGCTTGTGGTTCACGTTCAGATCCACGTTTTGCAGGGTCAGATTGCTTTGATCCAGGTAGTGGTAGCGCACGTTGGTGTACAGTGCGCCAAACTTGGTCCTGCCCACATTATAAAAGCCTCCCGTGCCGGCGATGGCCTGGCTGTCCACGCCGGCGCCCTTGACGGCGCTCTTGTTGAAGATCAACAGGGAACTGCCATAGTCGTTGCCGATGGCGCCATTCGGCGCATCCGGGCTGTTCGGGTGGTCCATCTTGGTATAGGCGACGGCCCAGCTGAAGGCATCGACTTTGTAGCCGGCACCCATGCTGTAGACGCGGTTGCGGTTGGAGTCAGCCGGATTTTCGCTGAAACCGTACAAGCCCGTGAACGAGAGGTTGCTGATGTTCGGGCTGACATACTTGACGGCGTTTTGCACGCGCAGGTTGTTGTAGCCATTGTCGTTGTCGCCGATGTGCACGCCGTTACTGGCGATGACCACCGGGCCCAGCAAGTCCTTGACGGCTTCGTACTGGCGGCCCAGGGTCAGGGTGCCCTTGTCATTGCTCGACAGGCCCACATACGACTGGCGGCCGAACAAACGGCCGCTTTGCGCAGCCGTGCCCGTCATGACGTTAAAACCGTTTTCCAGCACGAAGATAGCCTTCGTGCCGTCGCCCAGGTCTTCCTGGCCGCGGAAACCGATGCGCGGATTCTGATTCGTGCCGCTCAGCGCATGCGTGCGGCTGCCGTTACCCTCGTCCGACACATAGCCGATACCGGCCGACAGCAAACCATACACTTGCACGCTGCTTTGCGCCTGCGCTGCGCCCTGCGCAGCCAGCAAGCCGCCCACCACCATCGTTCCAGTCATCCATTTGTTCATCGCCGCCACCCTAAAAAAGAATAAACCCTGAGTTTTTTTCGAATTATTTTATTGATGCGCCCCTTGCCTGGCGCGTCGCAGCGAGTGCCGGCGCCGCATTCCAGGCTCTTCTCCTGAATATTGTTGCTTTCAAGACAAGTAAGGACCAGTCCAGAATATGGTAAATTGCGGGATAAGAAAATTTGTTTATTTTTATAAATCCATTACTTTTTCTAATAAGCAAAGCCCATGCATGAACTGAGCAAGAAGATTTCCTTACGACATTTGCAAGCGTTTTCCACCTTAGCCCGGGTAAACAGCTTCAGCAAGGCCGCACAAGAATTGTGCGTGACCCAGCCGGCCCTCAGCGCGTCGATCAAGCTGCTGGAAAATCAACTGGGAAAAAAGTTGTTTAACCGCACAACCCACCAGCTGGAATTGACACGCGAAGGCAAGCTGGCGCTCGATTACGCCACGCATTTATTGAATACGGCGAGCAACACTTTTGCCGATATCCAGCGCGCCATCGGCAGCGGCCGGCACCGCATCCGCATCGGCGCGATTCCGTCGGCCATGGCGATGACGGCCGTAGTGGTGGCGCGCTACAGCGAGCAACATGGCGATGAAGTGGAAATCGTCCTGTCGGACATGCCCAATGACGGCTTGCTGCATGCGCTGCATTCGGGCCAGCTGGACTTTTGCGTGGGCATCGAGGTGCCCGGTTCCGTCTCGCTGGAAAGCGTGGGCCTGTTCGAAGACGAGCTGGTGCTGGTGACGGCGGGACGCCATGCGCTGGCGCCGCTCAAGGAAGTACGCTGGGAGCAGCTGGCCGGGCAGGAAATCGTCGTCTTTACCAAAGGCAGCATCTGGGAGTTCGCCTCGAGCGCGCTGCGCCAGCATGGCTTGAGCCCGTCGAGCCTGTATCAGATGATACACAGCGAGTCGCTGTATGGCGTGGTGCGCGCCGGCATCGCCGTGGGCATCATGCCCAGCCTGTACACGACTTTCCTCAACGACGAGGATCTGCATGTGGCGCCGCTGCGCCAGCCCACCTGCAAGCGCAAGATCGCCTTGATGCGGCGCAATGAAATCAGCCGCAACCACCATGTGGACGACTGTTTTTCAGCGCTGCGCAAAGATTTACAACAGGTCGACCAGTGGTTTTGATTGTCACTGCCGGCGTCAGCCCCCAGCTCACGTCGACGCCTGCTCCGACGCTAATGGTGGAGAGGGTCTGACCCCGGCCGTTGAGATTACTGCGGTACCTTGAGCAAATTGGCCAGCGCCACGTATTGCTCCAGGCCCACGGTTTCCGGACGCTTGGTCGGGTCGATGCCGGCTGCCTTGATCTGCTCTTCCGTAAACATGCCGGCCAGGCAGTTGCGGATCACCTTGCGGCGCTGCGAGAAGGCCTTCATGACCACCGCTTCCAGGGTGGCCTGGTCGCAGGCCATGCGCTCGGCCACGGGGATCATGCGCACGATGGCCGATTCCACTTTCGGCGGCGGATCGAAGGCCGTCGGCGGCACGATGAACATCAAGGTCATGTCATAGCGCCATTGCAGCATCACGGACAGGCGGCCATACGCCTTGCTGCCCGGCTCGGCCACCATGCGTTCGACGACCTCCTTTTGCAGCATGAAATGCTGGTCTTTCACCAGCGGCGCGAAGTCCGCCAGGTGGAACAGCAGGGGGCTGGAAATGTTGTACGGCAAGTTGCCCACGATGCGCAACTTTTCGCCGGCCGGCACGGGGATTTGCGCAAAATCGAATTTCAGCGCGTCGCCCGAGTGGATCGTCAGCTTGGCCGGATTGAAGGTTTTTTCCAGGCGCACGATCAGGTCGCGGTCCAGTTCCACCACATGCATCTGCTTCAGGTGACGCAACAATTGCTCCGTCATGGCGCCCAGGCCAGGGCCAATCTCGACCATGGCATCGTCCGCCTGCGGCGCGATGGCGGCCGTGATGTCGTCGAGGACGAAGCGGTCATGCAGGAAGTTCTGGCCAAAGCGTTTGCGGGCAACGTGTTTCATATTCTGTTTTTCTATTCTAAAGGCGGTGTAGCGGGGTAAAACCGGTGGGTATCAGGCGCGGGTGCTGGCGCGCAGCATGTCGAGCGCCGTTTGCAGGGCCTGCTCCATGCTGTGGCAATCGGCCAGCCCCAACCCTTGCGCGGCCAGATCCAGCGCCGTGCCATGGTCGACCGAGGTGCGGATCAGTGGCAAGCCCAGTGTGATATTGATGCCGCGCCCGAAGGTCGCGTATTTCAGCACGGGCAAGCCCTGGTCGTGGTACATGGCCAGCACGCAGTCTGCGTCGGCCAGATATTTGTGCTGGAACAAGGTGTCGGCCGGAAACGGCCCGCGCGCATCAATGCCGCGCGCTTGCGCCGCAGCGATCGCCGGGGTGATGACATCGATTTCCTCGCGCCCCAGGTAACCGCCCTCGCCCGCGTGCGGGTTCAGGCCAGTCACCAGGATGCGCGGCGCGGCGATGCCGAATTTCTGTTGCAGGTCTGCCTGGAGGATATCCAAGGTGACGGCCAGGCTGTCCATGGTAATGGCAGCGGACACGTCCTTCAAGGGCAGATGGGTGGTGGCCAGCGCCACGCGCAGGGTCGGTTCGCCGTGCCCCGGTTCGCCGGCCAGCATCATCACCACCTGCGGCGTACCGGTTTTTTCTGCCAGGTACTCCGTATGGCCGGAAAAGGCCACGCCGGCGTCGTTGATCGTGCTCTTTTGCAAGGGCGCAGTGACCATGGCGCCAAACCAGCCGGCCTGGACACCTTCCACGGCCGCGTCCAGGGTAGCGAGCACGGAACGCCCATTTTCCTTGTCCAGCACGCCAGGGATGACATTGTTAACAGTGGGAATATCGATCACGGCCAGGCGACCGGGTCCGAACTGGGGCAGGCCGTTGTTGCGCACGGCTTGCAGCGACAGCGCCGCCAGGCGAATCTCCGGGTCGATCAGGCTGGCCGTCAGCGCCAGGAAGGCGGCGTCGCCCAGCAAGATACAGTTGACTTCATGCCGCATGGCCCAGGCGGCGCGGATCGAAATTTCCGGACCGACGCCGGCCGGTTCGCCACAGGTAATGGCGATGGCCGGGCGGCGTGCAAGGGGCAAGTTACTCATGCGCAAATAGTCGGCAGCATTACTGGTCTTCCGCGCGGAATTCAACGTAGGCGCGGTCGCGCACTTCACGCGCCCAGTTTTCCGTCGCCTCTTCCAGTTTGCGTTCGCGCAAGGCGTTGCGCGCTGCGCTGCGCTGCTTCTCTTTCGAGACGTCGTCGCTCTTGCGTTCCAGCACTTCGATCAGGTGGAAGCCAAAGCTCGATTCGATCGGCTGGCTCACTTCGCCCGGTTTCAGCGCATTCATCGCCGTTTCGAATTCCGGCACGGTGTCGCCTGGATACAGCCAACCCAGGTCGCCGCCCTTGGCCGCCGAACCGTCGTTCGAGAACAAACGGGCCAGGTCTTCGAACTTGGCAGCCTTGTTATCAAGACGCTCTTTCAATTCCAACAATTTGCGCTTTGCTTCGGCAGCCGACAAGGTCGGCGTAATTTTCAGCAAAATGTGGCGGGCATGCGTCTGCTGTACGGCAGCGACGGCTTGCGCTTCGGCTGCGCTGCGACGGTCCACCAGCTTCAGGATGTGGAAACCTGTGTTGCTCTTGATGATAGGCGTGATCTGGCCAGGTTTCAATTTCACCAATTGTTCCGTGAACAGAGGTGGCAAGCGGTCGCTATGGCGCCAGCCAATATCGCCGCCACTCAGCGCATCGCTGGCGTCGGAATAGGTGGCGGCCATCTTGGCAAAATCGGCGCCCGTGCGCAACTGTCGGCTGACTTCTTCGGCGCGCGCGCGGCGCGCGGCGATCTGTTCCGGGCTGGAGTTTTCCGGAATACGCACGAGAATCTGCGCCAGATTCAACTCGACCTGTTCGCTGGCCGCCGCTTTTTCCGCTTCCAGGAAGTTATCCACTTCGGAATCGGAAATCTGGATCTTGGCGTCGACTTCATGCTCGCGCAAGCGCTGCATGATGATTTCATCGCGGATTTCCTCGCGGAAGGTCGCAAACGGCGTGCCTTCTTTTTCCATCTGGTTGCGCAACTCTTGCACCGTCATTTTTTGCTGTTCAGCAATACGGCCAATCGCGCGGTCCAGGGTCAGGTCATCCACGCGCACGCCCATTTCCTTGGCCAGCTGCATTTGTGCGCGTTCAACGATCATGCGCTCCAGCAATTGACGACGCAGGTCGGCGGGATCGGGCAAAGGCACGTTCTGCGCCTTCATGCGCTGCTCCACGCTCTTGATACGGGCTTTCACTTCATTGCGCGTGATGACGTCGTCATTGACGACGACGGCGATAGAATCGATGGTCTGGCCGCTGCTTGAGGCCGGTGGCGTGAAGCCCTTGACCGGTGCAACTGCCGCGGCAGCGGGCTTGGCCGCAGGCGCTGGCGCAGCCTGTTGCGCCCAGACACTACTGGCCGTGGCGCCGGAAATGGCGCACAACAAAACCGTTGCAATTTTGAGTTGGTGCATACTGGCATTACGCATAATGTGTAGAGCGCTCATGAGTTCGGGTGAATAAAAAAACCGGTTTGTGCCAGCGCCGGGAACACCGGCGGCGGCAACGGTGCCTATCTTAACGGAGTGGCTGGCTCAGTGCCTGGTAGCCAGGGATGGTTTTGGTAAATGTTTCCAGCCCATTCGCGCCCAGACCCAATCCATTCGACAGCCCAGTCAGTTCCAGCTGGAAGAAGATCGGCGTCGATGCCTTGTTGGCCGAGGTCACGAAACGCTGCGCCCCCATGCGGAACACCCAGCAGTCGCCCTTGTATTCCAGGCCGACCAGGCTTTCCAGCATGCGCCGGTCCAGCAGGGAGTAACTGATGCGTCCCACGCCATACAAGCGGTCCGTCAACGGCCATTGCGTCGACACTTCCGCATTGCGTATGCTGCCACGCTGAAAACGGTTACTAAAGTTCAATACTTTCTTGGCACCTGGCTGATATTGCAAGGTGTACGTCGAACTCATCAACTGGCGATCGCTGGGATTGTACTGCACCAGGCTGTCGATGGTCCAAGTCTCCGACACGCGGCCCGTTGCTGCCAGCAGGATATCCGAACGGGACTGGTTGACCGGCGTGGTCGAATTGAGCTGCACGCGCTGGTCGGCAAAGTAGAAACGCTGGCCGAAGGTCAGGCGCATGCGCTCCGTGCCGTCCGTTTGCAGGAAGCGCGACACGACAGCAGCCGTGACCTGGTTGGCATCGCCGATGCGGTCGCTGCCAACAAAACGGTTTTCCGTGAAGATCTGCGTCAGGTTGAACGTGCCGGCTGCCGTATCGAAATTCGGGAACTGCGACTGGTCGCGGTACGGCGTATAGACATAGAACAGGCGCGGCTCCAGGGTTTGCGTGCCGCCCTTGGCGCCAAACAGATTCGTGTCGCGTTCGAACACCAGGCCACTGTCGACCGAAAAGGTGGGAACGGCGCGCGTAAACGACGTATCCGGAAACAGCGCCTTGGTCCTGGCATCGTTGTCGAGCTGATACGCGCTGGCATTGAGCATCAGCTTGGGCGTGATGAAGTAGCCAGGGCGCACGATGGGGAAACTCACTTGCGGCACGGCGACGAGGCGCGATCCTTGTACGAGAGTCGGGTGCGCGAAGCGCGTCGCTTCCGCGTCGAAGGTCCAGTCGAAACCGCCCCAGACATCATATTTGCCAGCGTGAAAGTTCACCGCCGGCAAACGGTCATACGGCCGCGACACAGTCAGACTGGGATCTTTGGCGGCATCGGGGTCTTGCAGCACCTGGTAATTCTGTACGCGCGCCGTCAGGCTCCAGTCCTCGGTCCGGTAATCGGTGCGCAATTCGCGCAGCAACTGGCGCTCGGTGGCGGAGGCGACGTTTTTCGAAAAATCGTTCGGGTAATTATTGTCGGATGCGTCGCGCAGATCCCAGCTGTAAGTCCAGTCCTTGGCCAGCGCCTGCTCGTGCTTGGACTTGATCATGTAGCGGTTGGTCTTGGTCTGCTTGTCGTTGGGCAAGAACTCAACCGACGTTTCGCCGTTGTACAAACCGGCATCCGTCTCGCCCATGTAGCGGCCCGTCGCACCGAGCTGGATGCCGCGCCGCTGAATGTAGCGCGGGTACAGGGTCAGGTCGCGGTTGGGCGCGATGTTCAGGTAATACGGCATCAGCAGCTCGAAACCGTTCTTCGAGGCAAAGCCCGGCGTGGGCGCCAGCCAGCCCGAGCGGCGCGCGCCCGACAGCGAAAACGAAATGCCCGGCGTACCCAGGATCGGCACGTCCT is from Janthinobacterium sp. 61 and encodes:
- a CDS encoding ABC transporter substrate-binding protein, whose protein sequence is MKKHLMLALSLGLLANAAHAEKRELVISAYPIAQPLFMKYVYEPFKAKCGCDIKVETGNNADRIAKLVVHSKNPVIDLVLLSDSGMLEAAQKGVIQPMDYSKLSNYKALYDVAKNPIGGNYAVGYTLYSVGLVYRSDKIAPLTSWKDLWRPELKGRVAFPDVSTTQGPLMLRMADAAWGGKTDDYATGFAKIVGMKGNVVTFSKNSAQLAALFAQDEIWAAPVARFTWSQMLKTGLPLKWSIPAEGQAAGMNVMGIVAGSKNADLAYQLMDFWLSKEVQTQLATNLVDSPVNKDVRLSVAAAQFNTYGADQISSLKFVKPETILKQRSNWMTQWNKAMSK
- a CDS encoding porin, translating into MTGTMVVGGLLAAQGAAQAQSSVQVYGLLSAGIGYVSDEGNGSRTHALSGTNQNPRIGFRGQEDLGDGTKAIFVLENGFNVMTGTAAQSGRLFGRQSYVGLSSNDKGTLTLGRQYEAVKDLLGPVVIASNGVHIGDNDNGYNNLRVQNAVKYVSPNISNLSFTGLYGFSENPADSNRNRVYSMGAGYKVDAFSWAVAYTKMDHPNSPDAPNGAIGNDYGSSLLIFNKSAVKGAGVDSQAIAGTGGFYNVGRTKFGALYTNVRYHYLDQSNLTLQNVDLNVNHKLTEALNLGASYFYTTGKYDVINKTPKWHQVNFQADYFLSKRTDVAVTWSYQKAAGDATFARVFGFGASGGKTQSVLIVGMRHYF
- a CDS encoding LysR family transcriptional regulator, whose product is MHELSKKISLRHLQAFSTLARVNSFSKAAQELCVTQPALSASIKLLENQLGKKLFNRTTHQLELTREGKLALDYATHLLNTASNTFADIQRAIGSGRHRIRIGAIPSAMAMTAVVVARYSEQHGDEVEIVLSDMPNDGLLHALHSGQLDFCVGIEVPGSVSLESVGLFEDELVLVTAGRHALAPLKEVRWEQLAGQEIVVFTKGSIWEFASSALRQHGLSPSSLYQMIHSESLYGVVRAGIAVGIMPSLYTTFLNDEDLHVAPLRQPTCKRKIALMRRNEISRNHHVDDCFSALRKDLQQVDQWF
- the rsmA gene encoding 16S rRNA (adenine(1518)-N(6)/adenine(1519)-N(6))-dimethyltransferase RsmA → MKHVARKRFGQNFLHDRFVLDDITAAIAPQADDAMVEIGPGLGAMTEQLLRHLKQMHVVELDRDLIVRLEKTFNPAKLTIHSGDALKFDFAQIPVPAGEKLRIVGNLPYNISSPLLFHLADFAPLVKDQHFMLQKEVVERMVAEPGSKAYGRLSVMLQWRYDMTLMFIVPPTAFDPPPKVESAIVRMIPVAERMACDQATLEAVVMKAFSQRRKVIRNCLAGMFTEEQIKAAGIDPTKRPETVGLEQYVALANLLKVPQ
- the pdxA gene encoding 4-hydroxythreonine-4-phosphate dehydrogenase PdxA, yielding MSNLPLARRPAIAITCGEPAGVGPEISIRAAWAMRHEVNCILLGDAAFLALTASLIDPEIRLAALSLQAVRNNGLPQFGPGRLAVIDIPTVNNVIPGVLDKENGRSVLATLDAAVEGVQAGWFGAMVTAPLQKSTINDAGVAFSGHTEYLAEKTGTPQVVMMLAGEPGHGEPTLRVALATTHLPLKDVSAAITMDSLAVTLDILQADLQQKFGIAAPRILVTGLNPHAGEGGYLGREEIDVITPAIAAAQARGIDARGPFPADTLFQHKYLADADCVLAMYHDQGLPVLKYATFGRGINITLGLPLIRTSVDHGTALDLAAQGLGLADCHSMEQALQTALDMLRASTRA
- a CDS encoding peptidylprolyl isomerase, with the protein product MHQLKIATVLLCAISGATASSVWAQQAAPAPAAKPAAAAVAPVKGFTPPASSSGQTIDSIAVVVNDDVITRNEVKARIKSVEQRMKAQNVPLPDPADLRRQLLERMIVERAQMQLAKEMGVRVDDLTLDRAIGRIAEQQKMTVQELRNQMEKEGTPFATFREEIRDEIIMQRLREHEVDAKIQISDSEVDNFLEAEKAAASEQVELNLAQILVRIPENSSPEQIAARRARAEEVSRQLRTGADFAKMAATYSDASDALSGGDIGWRHSDRLPPLFTEQLVKLKPGQITPIIKSNTGFHILKLVDRRSAAEAQAVAAVQQTHARHILLKITPTLSAAEAKRKLLELKERLDNKAAKFEDLARLFSNDGSAAKGGDLGWLYPGDTVPEFETAMNALKPGEVSQPIESSFGFHLIEVLERKSDDVSKEKQRSAARNALRERKLEEATENWAREVRDRAYVEFRAEDQ
- a CDS encoding LPS-assembly protein LptD, which translates into the protein MSWFSASPPSQRWAFAISALVAATTVPAHAQKAPRPVHVEDPDAPTVMTSNSMNGRPEREINLDQNVVIERGKTTKMTADTACYKQVEDQFDAEGHIKMWRFGDYYTGDVLKLNMETGKGFLLNPTYRFEVGGGRGKAERVDFINPDEANVIDGTYSTCEGPNPDWYLKSSTLNLDTGRDVGTGSKTIIYFKDVPILGTPGISFSLSGARRSGWLAPTPGFASKNGFELLMPYYLNIAPNRDLTLYPRYIQRRGIQLGATGRYMGETDAGLYNGETSVEFLPNDKQTKTNRYMIKSKHEQALAKDWTYSWDLRDASDNNYPNDFSKNVASATERQLLRELRTDYRTEDWSLTARVQNYQVLQDPDAAKDPSLTVSRPYDRLPAVNFHAGKYDVWGGFDWTFDAEATRFAHPTLVQGSRLVAVPQVSFPIVRPGYFITPKLMLNASAYQLDNDARTKALFPDTSFTRAVPTFSVDSGLVFERDTNLFGAKGGTQTLEPRLFYVYTPYRDQSQFPNFDTAAGTFNLTQIFTENRFVGSDRIGDANQVTAAVVSRFLQTDGTERMRLTFGQRFYFADQRVQLNSTTPVNQSRSDILLAATGRVSETWTIDSLVQYNPSDRQLMSSTYTLQYQPGAKKVLNFSNRFQRGSIRNAEVSTQWPLTDRLYGVGRISYSLLDRRMLESLVGLEYKGDCWVFRMGAQRFVTSANKASTPIFFQLELTGLSNGLGLGANGLETFTKTIPGYQALSQPLR